The genomic stretch ATGAGTGCTTCAGGTGTGTGGCATTATAATGCAAACATTGCAGTTTCGATTAATACAATTATTTCTGATGTATCTCTCCAAACAAAACATACCGCTTGGCTGTCATTATTAAGTTGGCGATTCCTTGGCCAACGATACCACATCCAAAACCAACCAATCCATATAGAATTCCCTGAAAATTGCAGAGTAAAGAATTAACTCATCATTTACCGTAtcaaaaagaaaatgcatatcTATGCTATTCTGTAAGACCATTCAGATGCAGTTGTTACCTTGTAGAAATATGTAGCAATTCTCTGATTTACCGAAAATCTAGACCCTGGCCTTTCTGCTTCAAATACACTGTTTCATGGCAATTCAAAGTTACACAGTTCAAAGATGAGGCAAACAAAAGTAAGAAAAGACGTTAGATAATGAAGTTTCCCTTAAACAATTAAGCTGGTGTTTCTGTAGTTACCTGCTAGGCAACGCTGCATAACCTCTCTGCATCCGCCCAAGAAATCCTTGAGAAGCAGATATCTGTCCTATTCGGGCATATGGGGCTAGCATACCAACTAGAGCAACATTAACAACCACCCCCACTAGAAGATCAGCAGTGTACAATTCAAACTCTGCCCAGAAATCTTTCCCTCTCTTTTTCACTTCGGCAAATGTTGCACAACAAGAATCAATCACTATCTACAGAGGATAAACCAATCAGACGTCGTATGAGTATAATGCTAAAACACCAACTTCTCTAACCAAGGACTAAAATTGCACACATATCTCAGATATCGGACATCTACAGCAACACAAACTCCAAAATATCACACACCTAGTATAAGTACATACAGCAAAAAAGAATGTGCGTTGCAAATGGCAAAGGGATAAGGCACAAAGTTTAATAGACCTCAGTTCCAATCTTGAAGAGAAACGACGGATCAGCTAACATCCTATTCCTAAGCATGGAGGATGACCTCATCAGAAATCCAAGGGGCCAAGCTGAACCCTGCAACCTCAAATGACAAGAATCATTATCACTAAACCATCAATCAAAACTATAAAATTTGAATACGAACAAATAAAAAAGTTCAACCTGCAAGTCTAAATATCTTTGCAGAAGCAATTTCCTTAATCCCACAGTCTTGGCAGCCTCCAACATATCAGCTGGAAGGCTTGCCCCTCTAGCCTCCGTCTCTCTAATCACCTCCTCAAACTTGAGTATCGGCCCAAACTCCTTCTCTTCGTAATCATCAGCACCATCGTctccgcctccacctccaccacccgAAAACTTCCCATTTCCACCACTCCCATCAATGAAAcccccacccccaccaccaACATCAGTCTTGCTATCAGGAGCGGAAAGATAGCTCTTATCCACAACATTAGCAGCATAATTTTCAATCTCAATCGTGCTAGTGAGTGGTGGAGTTGAATTAGACTCGGCCTCTGGATTGATTGCATTAACAACCACGAGCGTCTGCCTTTTATTCTTACAAATCAATCTCAAATTAGTTCTACTTCCATTAGTACTAAACCACAGGAATCGAGATGTCAAAAGACTCTTGGAGCTGAAGCAGTCAAGCGCAACGACGCCGTTTTCTAAGCTCTTAAAATGGGCTATTCCAATCGACGAACAACCCGCCATCTTTAATAAACAGTTTCGACAAATTGTAGAGTTTCCTAGCACCAATTAGGTACTTGGTAGCAGAAATGCTGCAGAAAATAGTATCAAAGAGATTCATTTTTACAGCAATAGAAGTGAGAAAATAGTGAAGTTTACAAATTGCGATGATGGAAGTAGAAAAGATGGAAATTTGAAGCAGGAAAGGTTAACGTAAGAGGATACCTGCGAGGGTGAAATGATATTTGTAGAAGGCAACAATGGCAGATAGAGAGGGAGTCGTATTTGCGCGGAGGCAGTGAAAGCGAATGAGAGAAATGCAAGCTTGATTGGAAGTGGCGGCTCGCCAGCAGCCAGGGGTATTCAGCACGTGGGAAAGTCCACACAGTAGTAGGGTTTTTcaatatttctttttatttattttctgtaAACCTCGAATTATTTTGGCTTTCAAgataaattgaaataattaaattgactgattattttttatttaaatatctCCTCTAAATCCATATTTGATAATGCAAATGTTCAGCAATCAAGTGATTCAAGTCTATGTTGTTATTGATTACGAAGTCTAAATGACTGAAATCACCTTCATCACTCATCACTGTTGGCGGTTGGATTGAATCAAAACTAAATCAAATTGtatgtataattttattttcgaTTGGGATATTGGTCTTT from Salvia splendens isolate huo1 chromosome 4, SspV2, whole genome shotgun sequence encodes the following:
- the LOC121799169 gene encoding protein RETICULATA, chloroplastic-like; protein product: MAGCSSIGIAHFKSLENGVVALDCFSSKSLLTSRFLWFSTNGSRTNLRLICKNKRQTLVVVNAINPEAESNSTPPLTSTIEIENYAANVVDKSYLSAPDSKTDVGGGGGGFIDGSGGNGKFSGGGGGGGDDGADDYEEKEFGPILKFEEVIRETEARGASLPADMLEAAKTVGLRKLLLQRYLDLQGSAWPLGFLMRSSSMLRNRMLADPSFLFKIGTEIVIDSCCATFAEVKKRGKDFWAEFELYTADLLVGVVVNVALVGMLAPYARIGQISASQGFLGRMQRGYAALPSSVFEAERPGSRFSVNQRIATYFYKGILYGLVGFGCGIVGQGIANLIMTAKRSIKKSEDDIPVPPLLKSAAVWGVFLAVSSNTRYQIINGLERIVEASPMGTKVPPVAMAFTVGVRFANNVYGGMQFVDWARLAGAQ